A DNA window from Centroberyx gerrardi isolate f3 chromosome 5, fCenGer3.hap1.cur.20231027, whole genome shotgun sequence contains the following coding sequences:
- the amigo3 gene encoding amphoterin-induced protein 3: MLCVGGNSGGAGSCLKGVAAPTATATSPLWWSVVVLLVSLQLPQLSPAQASICPPGCLCASDILSCTALGLEQVPREMPVSTVTLDLSHNRIVQLEEGGFGRLPRLETLRLAHNQLTGIQPGSFRNSSGTLLRHLDLSSNQLSVLKQHYFLELSGLKELLLFNNRIVHVESRALAVLGSLHKAYLSHNRLTDFPFFSIQGHSHPYLSMLDLSSNRLPKLPLEDISNLPTAVQSGLYLHNNSLVCECSMYGLFRHWEQRGYASVKDFRQEHTCLVYGIQKGTVRFFQHGRYFENCSLTVMNQLNLQGEQESSVLVNAGEAKLLHCVTTLTGLHVTFIWVSPNQEYVAPPGNNGSLKMYANGSLEIVAARAEDSGIYWCMALDRRRQRNETREVNVTVALHRDGDTHEPFNTGFTTLLGCVVSLVLVLMYLYLTPCRCPPCRKAPSPATTTPSPGNEAGAGSAQSSILTPTPPATTEGPGRKVSTNKHVVFLEPIKEQQNGRLRAGPGTGAGYGHLGPGLLLGAEHHPRLHNQSQQRAGETDSIMSVFSDTPIMLP, from the coding sequence ATGTTGTGTGTTGGTGGTAACAGCGGTGGTGCTGGCAGCTGTCTGAAGGGTGTGGCGGCACCAACAGCTACAGCAACATCACCATTATGGTGGTCTGTTGTTGTGCTGTTAGTCAGTCTCCAGCTCCCCCAGCTGAGCCCTGCCCAGGCCAGCATCTGCCCGCCCGGCTGCCTCTGTGCCTCTGACATCCTCAGTTGCACCGCCCTGGGTCTGGAACAAGTCCCCAGGGAGATGCCCGTCTCCACTGTCACTTTGGATCTTAGCCATAATCGGATTGTGCAATTGGAGGAGGGCGGCTTTGGAAGACTTCCTCGGTTGGAGACATTACGGTTAGCGCACAACCAGCTGACTGGGATTCAACCGGGGAGCTTCCGAAATAGTTCCGGAACATTGCTTCGACACCTGGACCTGTCGTCCAATCAGCTTTCTGTATTGAAGCAGCACTATTTCTTGGAGTTGTCAGGATTGAAGGAACTGTTGCTGTTCAACAACCGTATTGTCCATGTGGAGAGCCGAGCACTTGCTGTACTGGGCAGCCTCCACAAGGCCTACCTCAGCCACAACCGTCTCACCGATTTCCCCTTCTTTTCCATCCAGGGGCACAGCCACCCTTACCTGTCCATGCTGGACCTGTCCTCCAATCGCCTGCCCAAACTGCCCCTGGAGGATATATCAAACCTGCCTACGGCGGTCCAGAGTGGACTCTATCTCCACAACAACTCCCTGGTGTGCGAGTGCTCCATGTATGGGCTGTTCCGTCACTGGGAACAGAGAGGCTACGCTTCAGTGAAGGACTTCAGGCAAGAGCACACATGTCTTGTCTATGGGATACAGAAAGGTACTGTGCGCTTCTTCCAGCATGGCCGCTACTTTGAAAACTGCAGCTTGACTGTGATGAATCAGCTGAACCtgcagggagagcaggagagcagtgttcTAGTGAATGCAGGCGAGGCAAAGCTACTGCACTGTGTGACCACTCTCACAGGGCTGCATGTGACATTTATCTGGGTGTCGCCTAATCAGGAGTACGTGGCCCCACCAGGTAACAACGGCTCACTGAAGATGTATGCCAATGGCAGTTTGGAGATCGTGGCAGCGCGAGCGGAGGACTCCGGCATCTACTGGTGTATGGCCTTGGACCGGCGGCGGCAGCGCAATGAGACACGGGAGGTCAATGTGACGGTGGCACTGCACCGCGATGGCGATACTCATGAGCCGTTCAACACTGGATTCACCACCCTCCTGGGCTGTGTGGTGAGCCTGGTGCTGGTTCTCATGTACCTCTACCTAACACCCTGCCGCTGCCCTCCCTGTCGTAAGGCCCCCTCCCCGGCCACAACCACCCCAAGCCCGGGGAATGAGGCCGGGGCGGGGAGCGCCCAATCCTCCATCCTCACCCCGACCCCGCCGGCTACCACCGAGGGGCCAGGCCGTAAGGTCAGTACCAACAAGCATGTGGTCTTTCTGGAGCCTATCAAAGAGCAGCAGAACGGCAGACTCAGGGCGGGGCCGGGAACCGGGGCAGGGTATGGACACTTGGGGCCAGGTTTACTGCTAGGGGCGGAGCATCATCCGAGGCTCCACAACCAATCGCAGCAGAGGGCGGGGGAGACAGACTCCATCATGTCAGTGTTCTCAGACACACCCATCATGTTGCCATAG